From the genome of Hydrogenovibrio kuenenii DSM 12350:
ATTTATCCAATAATCAACTCAGCCAGTTACCAGAAGATCTACCGCGGTTACATCAACTGAAGCATTTATTTCTGAACAACAATCAATTTGAATCGGTACCGGAGTGCTTACAGGATTGCCCCTCTCTCGATTTAATCAGTTTTAAATCCAACCGAGTACGCCATCTGCCGGAAAATGCTTTGCCCAAGCAAACACGCTGGTTGATTTTGACTGACAACCAACTCAAAGAGCTGCCCAACTCATTGGGCAATCATGCACGACTTCAAAAGCTAATGTTGGCAGGCAATCAATTAACGACACTGCCAGACAGCTTAGAAAAATGCTCTCAGCTACAACTCATTCGTCTGTCTGCAAACCAATTGTCACAGTTTCCAAAATGCTTATTGGCTTTACCAAATCTGGCTTGGGTGGCATTTTCTGGTAATCCATTTTGTCGCAATGCTGAGGCAACTCAACACTCTGCTCAGTCATCCACTCATTCAAACTTAACCAATGCCTCTCGCCCGACTTTGTCACTGGAGCACATTGAGTTGCATGAAGTGTTAGGACAAGGTGCATCAGGCGTGATTCATCGTGCTAGCATGTCAACAACCGCTAACACACTTACCGTGTCGTCTGCTCAAATCGACCAAAATGAGCAGGTCGCCATCAAACTTTTTAAAGGTGAGGTTACCAGTGATGGCTATCCCCAAGATGAATTACACGCAAACCTGCTACTTGGCGCTCACCCAAATTTAGTGGAGGTTCTCGCACAAATTACTGATGCTGAACAATCAGGTATCGTAATGAATTTAATTCCTGATCATTACTTCAATCTCGGCCTACCGCCTGACTTAGTCAGCTGCACCCGAGATCGTTTTGTTGACGGGATGACACTAACACTTGATGATATTGTTAAGATTGCGGTCAGCATGGCCGATGCTCTGGTACATTTACACACCCATCAATTAAGTCATGGCGATGTCTATGCACACAATATCTTAATTGATGATCAAGCTAATGTACTGTTCGGTGACTTTGGTGCCAGCACCTACTATGGCGGATTAACCGAAGAGCTACAACAAGCGGTACAACAAATAGAAATCCGAGCTTATGGCTGGCTACTCGATGACTTACTTTCGATATGTGATTCGCCCAATGCCAATTCATCATATTTTAAATCCCTTGTCCGACTACAGAAAGCCTGTGTTCAGGATAACATCCAACACTT
Proteins encoded in this window:
- a CDS encoding leucine-rich repeat-containing protein kinase family protein, whose amino-acid sequence is MHTLAQLRSGAFKNATRLTLTDNLTQFPTEIFDLADTLETLDLSNNQLSQLPEDLPRLHQLKHLFLNNNQFESVPECLQDCPSLDLISFKSNRVRHLPENALPKQTRWLILTDNQLKELPNSLGNHARLQKLMLAGNQLTTLPDSLEKCSQLQLIRLSANQLSQFPKCLLALPNLAWVAFSGNPFCRNAEATQHSAQSSTHSNLTNASRPTLSLEHIELHEVLGQGASGVIHRASMSTTANTLTVSSAQIDQNEQVAIKLFKGEVTSDGYPQDELHANLLLGAHPNLVEVLAQITDAEQSGIVMNLIPDHYFNLGLPPDLVSCTRDRFVDGMTLTLDDIVKIAVSMADALVHLHTHQLSHGDVYAHNILIDDQANVLFGDFGASTYYGGLTEELQQAVQQIEIRAYGWLLDDLLSICDSPNANSSYFKSLVRLQKACVQDNIQHFTELLKQLKQTIAS